The Primulina eburnea isolate SZY01 chromosome 6, ASM2296580v1, whole genome shotgun sequence genome contains a region encoding:
- the LOC140835118 gene encoding CMP-sialic acid transporter 3-like codes for MKNGMIECSVCHSKLVSPSTKSVSRAYDKHRIKVSSKQRVLNILLVGGDCVLVGFQPILVYMSKVDGKFLFSPISVNFLTEIAKVIFAILMLVLQARRQKVGEKPLLSISTFIQAARSNVLLAVPAFLYAINNYLKFIMQLYFNPATVKMLSNLKVLVIAVLLKIVMKRRFSVIQWEALALLLIGITINQLRTSPEGAAALGVPVTTVAYVYTLIFVTVPSMASVFNEYALKSQYDTSIYLQNLFLYGYGAIFNFLAILGSAIFKGPNSIDIFEGHSKATMLLICNNAAQGILSSFFFKYADTILKKYSSTVATIFTGLASAVMFGHTLTINFMLGISVVFISMHQFFSPLSKAKEDQQNGMHEKLDIQDNHRSRESSFINMAAGANEEASHRVPDERQPLLPT; via the exons ATGAAAAACGGGATGATAGAGTGCAGTGTCTGTCATTCCAAGCTGGTCTCTCCGTCCACCAAGTCTGTTTCACGAGCCTATGATAAACACAGGATCAAGGTTTCGTCAAAGCAACGTGTGCTTAATATCCTATTGGTTGGTGGGGATTGTGTTCTCGTTGGTTTCCAG CCCATTTTGGTTTATATGTCAAAGGTGGATGGAAAGTTCTTGTTTAGCCCTATTAGTGTCAATTTTTTGACGGAGATTGCAAAAGTTATCTTTGCAATTCTAATGCTTGTATTACAG GCTAGGCGGCAGAAGGTTGGTGAGAAACCACTTCTTTCAATTTCCACGTTTATTCAG GCTGCTCGCAGCAATGTGCTTCTTGCAGTTCCAGCATTTCTTTATGCTATAAATAACTATCTGAAGTTCATTATGCAG TTATATTTCAACCCTGCAACTGTAAAAATGCTGAGCAATCTAAAG GTTTTGGTAATTGCTGTTCTTCTGAAGATTGTAATGAAACGTcgattttcagttattcag TGGGAGGCTCTTGCTCTGTTGCTCATTGGGATCACCATAAATCAACTTCGAACCTCACCTGAGGGAGCCGCTGCCTTGGGTGTTCCAGTTACAACTGTTGCATATGTATATACTCTGATTTTT GTGACAGTTCCTTCCATGGCCTCAGTGTTCAATGAATATGCCTTGAAAAGCCAATATGATACCAGCATTTATCTTCAG AATTTGTTTTTGTATGGGTATGGAGCTATATTCAACTTCCTTGCTATCCTTGGATCTGCAATTTTTAAAG GTCCCAACAGCATAGATATATTTGAGGGACATTCAAAAGCTACCATGCTTTTAATATGTAACAATGCCGCACAAGGAATTTTATcctcatttttctttaaatatgcTG ATACAATTTTGAAGAAGTATTCGTCAACTGTAGCTACAATATTTACCGGCTTAGCATCTGCTGTTATGTTTGGCCATACTTTGACAATAAACTTTATGTTGGGTATTTCGGTGGTTTTCATCTCAATGCACCAG TTTTTCTCGCCTCTTTCAAAGGCCAAGGAGGACCAACAGAATGGGATGCACGAGAAATTGGACATTCAGGACAACCATAG GTCAAGGGAGTCATCCTTTATAAATATGGCTGCTGGCGCAAATGAGGAG GCTAGCCACCGTGTACCTGATGAAAGACAACCTCTGCTTCCTACCTAA
- the LOC140835119 gene encoding probable E3 ubiquitin-protein ligase ARI8 isoform X2, giving the protein MESEDDMHDANDVASVEEEDDYYSGGEEDEDMEAEEDYDYNYDYADEDDEIDDYDFITNDSDDGDDVTTRHSQNYTILKEEDVQQRQEEDITRISTVLSISREAACILLRRYNWSMSNVHDEWFADEDRVRNAVGILEMPVVNLFNAKEVTCGICFENFSRDNLRSVACGHLFCDTCWKAYISTSIHDGPGCLTLRCPDLSCVAAVGQDMIDKLATDADKEKYHRYLLRSYVEDSRKIKWCPAPGCDSAVEYVVGSGNYDVNCSCSYGFCWNCTEEAHRPVDCETVAKWILKNSAESENMNWILANSKPCPKCKRPIEKNQGCMHMTCTPPCKFEFCWLCLGAWSDHGERTGGFYACNRYEAAKQEGVYDDDERRREMAKNSLERYTHYYERWASNQSSRQKALADLQQMQSIHLEKLSEVQSQPESQLKFIIEAWQQIGECRRVLKWTYAYGYYLPEKEHAKRQFFEYLQGDAEAGLERLHQCAEKELMNYINSDAASKDFDDFRTKLAGLTSVTRNYFENLVRALENGLSDVDSQTLGNKTSSKNVAGSSSKAKGGRGKGSSKTSTSTRNTDDSGNWACDQCTILNTRSATTCHMCHHSR; this is encoded by the exons ATGGAATCGGAGGACGATATGCACGATGCCAACGATGTAGCGTCCGTGGAGGAAGAAGACGATTACTACAGCGGCGGCGAAGAGGACGAAGACATGGAGGCTGAAGAAGATTACGACTACAACTATGACTACGCTGATGAAGATGATGAAATTGACGATTACGACTTTATTACCAATGACTCTGATGACGGCGATGATGTTACCACCAGGCATTCACAG AACTATACCATCTTAAAGGAGGAAGATGTACAGCAGCGTCAAGAGGAAGATATCACCAGAATTTCTACCGTACTTTCAATTTCAAGAGAAGCGGCTTGCATTCTCTTGCGTCGTTATAACTG GAGCATGAGTAATGTTCATGACGAATGGTTTGCGGATGAAGATAGGGTTCGTAATGCTGTTGGCATATTGGAGATGCCAGTGGTGAATCTTTTCAATGCTAAGGAA GTGACATGTGGGATCTGTTTTGAGAATTTCTCTCGTGACAATCTGCGTTCTGTCGCTTGCGGTCATCTTTTCTGTGACACATGCTGGAAAG CTTACATTAGCACATCCATCCATGATGGCCCTGGTTGCTTGACATTGAGGTGTCCTGATCTATCCTGTGTTGCTGCTGTTGGGCAAGATATGATTGATAAGCTGGCAACTGATGCAGATAAGGAGAAGTATCACCGTTATCTTCTTAGATCTTATGTTGAGGACAGCCGCAAG ATCAAGTGGTGTCCTGCTCCTGGTTGTGATTCTGCTGTGGAATATGTTGTCGGTAGTGGAAACTATGATGTCAATTGCAGTTGTTCATACGGCTTCTGTTGGAAC TGTACAGAGGAAGCTCATCGGCCAGTGGACTGTGAAACTGTGGCAAAGTGGATTCTGAAAAACAGTGCAGAGTCAGAAAACATGAATTG GATACTGGCCAACTCGAAACCTTGTCCCAAGTGCAAGCGTCCAATCGAAAAGAACCAAGGTTGTATGCACATGACCTGCACACCACCCTGCAAGTTTGAATTTTGCTG GTTGTGTCTTGGTGCATGGTCTGACCATGGTGAGAGAACAGGAGGTTTCTATGCTTGCAATCGTTATGAAGCAGCAAAGCAAGAGGGGGTG tatgatgatgatgagaggaGAAGAGAGATGGCAAAGAACTCTTTGGAAAGATACACCCATTATTACGAGCGGTGGGCTTCCAATCAATCG TCAAGGCAAAAAGCTCTGGCAGATCTACAGCAAATGCAATCTATACAT CTTGAGAAGCTTAGCGAAGTTCAATCACAACCTGAGTCACAATTGAAATTCATCATAGAAGCTTGGCAACAG ATAGGTGAATGTCGGAGGGTTCTAAAGTGGACCTATGCATACGGCTATTACTTACCTGAAAAGGAGCATGCTAAAAGACAGTTTTTTGAATATTTGCAAG GTGATGCAGAAGCTGGTCTGGAGAGGCTTCATCAATGTGCTGAGAAAGAGCTAATGAATTACATCAATTCAGATGCGGCATcaaaagattttgatgattttcGCACAAAACTTGCCGGCCTGACCAG CGTGACACGAAATTACTTTGAAAACTTGGTCAGAGCATTAGAGAATGGTCTTTCAGATGTCGATTCGCAGACACTAGGTAACAAGACGAGCTCAAAAAATGTAGCAGGAAGCAGCAGCAAGGCAAAAGGGGGAAGGGGCAAGGGCTCCTCCAAAACAAGCACATCAACTAGGAACACTGACGATTCAGGTAATTGGGCATGTGATCAGTGTACGATCTTGAACACACGATCTGCCACGACGTGCCATATGTGTCATCATAGCCGTTGA
- the LOC140835119 gene encoding probable E3 ubiquitin-protein ligase ARI8 isoform X1, translated as MESEDDMHDANDVASVEEEDDYYSGGEEDEDMEAEEDYDYNYDYADEDDEIDDYDFITNDSDDGDDVTTRHSQKNYTILKEEDVQQRQEEDITRISTVLSISREAACILLRRYNWSMSNVHDEWFADEDRVRNAVGILEMPVVNLFNAKEVTCGICFENFSRDNLRSVACGHLFCDTCWKAYISTSIHDGPGCLTLRCPDLSCVAAVGQDMIDKLATDADKEKYHRYLLRSYVEDSRKIKWCPAPGCDSAVEYVVGSGNYDVNCSCSYGFCWNCTEEAHRPVDCETVAKWILKNSAESENMNWILANSKPCPKCKRPIEKNQGCMHMTCTPPCKFEFCWLCLGAWSDHGERTGGFYACNRYEAAKQEGVYDDDERRREMAKNSLERYTHYYERWASNQSSRQKALADLQQMQSIHLEKLSEVQSQPESQLKFIIEAWQQIGECRRVLKWTYAYGYYLPEKEHAKRQFFEYLQGDAEAGLERLHQCAEKELMNYINSDAASKDFDDFRTKLAGLTSVTRNYFENLVRALENGLSDVDSQTLGNKTSSKNVAGSSSKAKGGRGKGSSKTSTSTRNTDDSGNWACDQCTILNTRSATTCHMCHHSR; from the exons ATGGAATCGGAGGACGATATGCACGATGCCAACGATGTAGCGTCCGTGGAGGAAGAAGACGATTACTACAGCGGCGGCGAAGAGGACGAAGACATGGAGGCTGAAGAAGATTACGACTACAACTATGACTACGCTGATGAAGATGATGAAATTGACGATTACGACTTTATTACCAATGACTCTGATGACGGCGATGATGTTACCACCAGGCATTCACAG AAGAACTATACCATCTTAAAGGAGGAAGATGTACAGCAGCGTCAAGAGGAAGATATCACCAGAATTTCTACCGTACTTTCAATTTCAAGAGAAGCGGCTTGCATTCTCTTGCGTCGTTATAACTG GAGCATGAGTAATGTTCATGACGAATGGTTTGCGGATGAAGATAGGGTTCGTAATGCTGTTGGCATATTGGAGATGCCAGTGGTGAATCTTTTCAATGCTAAGGAA GTGACATGTGGGATCTGTTTTGAGAATTTCTCTCGTGACAATCTGCGTTCTGTCGCTTGCGGTCATCTTTTCTGTGACACATGCTGGAAAG CTTACATTAGCACATCCATCCATGATGGCCCTGGTTGCTTGACATTGAGGTGTCCTGATCTATCCTGTGTTGCTGCTGTTGGGCAAGATATGATTGATAAGCTGGCAACTGATGCAGATAAGGAGAAGTATCACCGTTATCTTCTTAGATCTTATGTTGAGGACAGCCGCAAG ATCAAGTGGTGTCCTGCTCCTGGTTGTGATTCTGCTGTGGAATATGTTGTCGGTAGTGGAAACTATGATGTCAATTGCAGTTGTTCATACGGCTTCTGTTGGAAC TGTACAGAGGAAGCTCATCGGCCAGTGGACTGTGAAACTGTGGCAAAGTGGATTCTGAAAAACAGTGCAGAGTCAGAAAACATGAATTG GATACTGGCCAACTCGAAACCTTGTCCCAAGTGCAAGCGTCCAATCGAAAAGAACCAAGGTTGTATGCACATGACCTGCACACCACCCTGCAAGTTTGAATTTTGCTG GTTGTGTCTTGGTGCATGGTCTGACCATGGTGAGAGAACAGGAGGTTTCTATGCTTGCAATCGTTATGAAGCAGCAAAGCAAGAGGGGGTG tatgatgatgatgagaggaGAAGAGAGATGGCAAAGAACTCTTTGGAAAGATACACCCATTATTACGAGCGGTGGGCTTCCAATCAATCG TCAAGGCAAAAAGCTCTGGCAGATCTACAGCAAATGCAATCTATACAT CTTGAGAAGCTTAGCGAAGTTCAATCACAACCTGAGTCACAATTGAAATTCATCATAGAAGCTTGGCAACAG ATAGGTGAATGTCGGAGGGTTCTAAAGTGGACCTATGCATACGGCTATTACTTACCTGAAAAGGAGCATGCTAAAAGACAGTTTTTTGAATATTTGCAAG GTGATGCAGAAGCTGGTCTGGAGAGGCTTCATCAATGTGCTGAGAAAGAGCTAATGAATTACATCAATTCAGATGCGGCATcaaaagattttgatgattttcGCACAAAACTTGCCGGCCTGACCAG CGTGACACGAAATTACTTTGAAAACTTGGTCAGAGCATTAGAGAATGGTCTTTCAGATGTCGATTCGCAGACACTAGGTAACAAGACGAGCTCAAAAAATGTAGCAGGAAGCAGCAGCAAGGCAAAAGGGGGAAGGGGCAAGGGCTCCTCCAAAACAAGCACATCAACTAGGAACACTGACGATTCAGGTAATTGGGCATGTGATCAGTGTACGATCTTGAACACACGATCTGCCACGACGTGCCATATGTGTCATCATAGCCGTTGA
- the LOC140835120 gene encoding calcium-dependent protein kinase 24-like yields MGTCMSLQANKSFSKRSKHGKPIPNAQENEKYSGKLVPLSHKMSRPIQVLRDPSGDDIFKRYKFGKELGRGEFGITYQCMDNENGENVACKKISKNKLRTEIDVEDVRREVEIMRHLPKHPNIVNYKDVYEDKDAIYLVMELCEGGELFDRIIAKGHYTERAAALVTRTILEVVKVCHEHGVIHRDLKPENFLYANDGENAAIKAIDFGLSTFFEPDQRFSEIVGSPYYMAPEVLRRNYGQQIDIWSAGVILYILLCGVPPFWAETEEGIAHAIVKGGLVFERDPWPEVSEDAKNLVKGMLEPNPYSRLTVEEVLENQWIQNADKVSNTPLGERVRTRIKQFSLMNKFKKRVLRVVADNLPDDKVFGIKQMFHMMDKDKNGNLNFEELKDGLNMIGQPVPDPDVQLLFDAADFDGNGTLNCEEFLALAVHMKRISNDEHLKQAFVFFDKNESGYIEFEELQQSLKDEHLGPSNDQVVQDIIFDADVDKDGRISFPEFKVMMTTGIDWKMASRQYSRAMFNALSMKLFKDKSFQFKP; encoded by the exons ATGGGAACTTGTATGTCCCTCCAAGCAAACAAAAGCTTTTCCAAAAGATCCAAACATGGAAAACCAATCCCAAATGCCCAGGAAAACGAGAAATACAGCGGTAAACTGGTTCCTTTATCCCACAAGATGTCACGTCCCATCCAAGTGTTGAGAGATCCTTCGGGGGACGACATATTCAAGAGATATAAATTCGGGAAAGAGCTCGGTAGGGGGGAGTTCGGGATAACTTATCAATGCATGGATAATGAGAATGGGGAGAATGTAGCATGCAAGAAGATATCAAAGAACAAGCTAAGAACAGAGATTGATGTCGAGGATGTAAGAAGGGAAGTGGAGATAATGAGACATTTGCCTAAACATCCGAATATAGTGAATTACAAGGATGTGTACGAGGATAAAGATGCTATTTATCTTGTGATGGAGTTGTGCGAGGGAGGGGAATTATTTGACAGAATCATTGCGAAGGGGCATTATACCGAGAGGGCTGCAGCTCTTGTCACCAGGACTATTCTTGAAGTTGTCAAG GTATGCCACGAACACGGAGTCATACACAGAGATCTTAAACCTGAGAACTTTTTATACGCCAACGATGGTGAAAACGCAGCAATCAAGGCTATTGATTTTGGGCTTTCTACATTTTTTGAGCCAG ATCAAAGATTCAGTGAAATTGTCGGAAGCCCATATTACATGGCCCCTGAAGTACTTAGGCGCAACTATGGGCAGCAAATTGATATCTGGAGTGCAGGTGTTATTCTTTACATCTTGTTATGTGGTGTTCCTCCATTTTGGGCAG aaacagaagaagggatTGCACATGCAATAGTGAAAGGTGGGTTAGTGTTTGAAAGGGATCCATGGCCAGAAGTTTCTGAAGATGCTAAGAATTTGGTGAAAGGGATGCTGGAGCCAAACCCCTACTCACGGCTCACAGTTGAAGAAGTCCTTG AAAACCAGTGGATACAAAACGCTGACAAGGTCTCAAATACTCCTTTGGGAGAACGTGTCAGAACAAGAATCAAGCAGTTCTCATTgatgaataaattcaagaaaaggGTTCTCCGA GTTGTAGCAGACAACTTGCCTGATGACAAAGTATTTGGAATCAAACAAATGTTTCATATGATGGACAAGGATAAAAATGGAAACCTTAATTTTGAAGAACTGAAAGATGGTCTGAATATGATTGGACAACCAGTTCCTGATCCTGATGTGCAACTACTTTTCGATGCT GCTGATTTTGACGGGAACGGTACGCTTAATTGTGAGGAATTTTTGGCACTAGCTGTTCATATGAAAAGGATTAGTAACGACGAACATCTCAAGCAAGCCTTTGTGTTCTTTGACAAGAATGAGAGCGGATACATCGAGTTCGAGGAGTTGCAACAATCTTTGAAAGATGAGCATCTTGGCCCTAGCAATGACCAAGTTGTTCAAGACATTATCTTTGATGCTGATGTAGACAAG GATGGGCGCATAAGTTTTCCAGAGTTCAAGGTCATGATGACAACAGGAATAGATTGGAAGATGGCTTCTCGACAGTACTCTAGAGCTATGTTCAATGCACTAAGTATGAAACTCTTCAAGGACAAGTCCTTCCAATTCAAACCCTGA
- the LOC140835121 gene encoding tetrapyrrole-binding protein, chloroplastic-like, with protein sequence MTLQFSLLSYLSFLVSFHFIPSLCSSLKSNSFSFSLKILIPPLMATNLFKSIYHHTSPCRRHSSTDSFPTADANICFFLKPTTTTTLSRATTFPISSVTYSTPTTDPSTSQNISFDLLQQHLSDQNFRQADEETRRLLIVLAGESAQKRGYVFFSEVQFIPESDLKTIDELWRKYSDNKFGYSVQKKIWKKVNKDFTKFFIKVVWMKKLETEVEQYNYRSFPTEFMWDMDENVVEGHLPLTNALRGTQLLNCILNHKAFEDEENEEEEEEEEEERLSSKPLGRTFKTSYSF encoded by the coding sequence atGACATTACAATTTTCACTCCTTTCTTATCTATCTTTCCTCGTTTCATTTCACTTCATTCCCTCCCTCTGTTCTTCTCTCAAATCCAACAGTTTTAGTTTCTCCCTCAAAATCTTGATCCCACCTCTGATGGCCACCAATCTTTTCAAGTCCATTTACCACCACACTTCTCCATGCCGGCGCCACTCCTCCACAGACTCCTTCCCCACCGCCGACGCCAACATTTGTTTCTTCCTTAAAccaaccaccaccaccaccctaTCACGCGCCACCACTTTCCCCATCTCCTCCGTCACCTATTCCACACCCACCACCGACCCCTCCACCTCCCAGAACATTTCATTCGACCTCCTCCAACAACACCTCTCCGACCAAAACTTCCGGCAAGCTGACGAGGAGACCCGCCGCTTGCTGATCGTCCTCGCAGGAGAATCAGCGCAGAAGCGAGGCTATGTCTTCTTCTCTGAGGTACAGTTCATCCCAGAGTCCGACCTCAAGACCATCGACGAGCTCTGGAGGAAGTACAGCGACAACAAATTCGGATACAGTGTCCAGAAGAAGATATGGAAGAAAGTGAATAAAGACTTCACTAAGTTCTTCATCAAAGTGGTGTGGATGAAGAAGCTTGAAACTGAAGTTGAACAGTACAATTACAGGTCTTTTCCTACAGAATTCATGTGGGACATGGATGAAAATGTGGTGGAGGGTCATCTGCCATTAACGAATGCACTCAGAGGAACGCAGCTTCTGAACtgtattctgaatcacaaagcTTTTGAAGACGAAGAAAACGAGGAGgaggaggaagaagaagaagaagagagaCTTAGCAGCAAACCGTTGGGCAGAACATTTAAGACAAGCTACTCTTTTTAA
- the LOC140835122 gene encoding uncharacterized protein, with protein sequence MFAFRNHLNLDLLIIPILILHLSSPASAIRMDVSYPEKRHCRTTVPGRFLLTDDNGLVCDSLSVDPLSRCCTKKGDQFSCHGCNLLSQCCNSYEYCVSCCLNPASTDKESALKVKIAKPVTAGFYGSVFDFCAGRCRHNSESVVHENAYLSEYHHCFTIPSNSSGSSGTQVEARLVGINIIIGSQGESCDSVCKSNGQSCVPNKLALLNQCEIIQKYMSCKGSCLSSVGADQPAEVVDDAPKHLNPGACLYTKTPSVLSCNGSHRHTKRLCPCA encoded by the exons atgtttgcgTTTCGAAATCATTTGAATCTCGATCTTTTGATCATCCCCATACTCATTCTACACTTGTCTTCCCCAGCATCAGCAATTAG GATGGATGTGAGCTATCCGGAGAAGCGTCACTGTAGAACTACTGTCCCAGGAAGATTCCTTCTCACAGACGATAATG GCCTTGTATGCGATTCACTATCAGTTGACCCACTGTCTCGCTGCTGCACAAAAAAAGGAGATCAATTTTCTTGTCA TGGATGCAATCTTCTTTCACAGTGTTGCAACTCATATGAGTATTGTGTTTCATGCTGCTTGAATCCGGCCTCG ACTGATAAAGAATCAGCCCTAAAAGTCAAAATAGCCAAGCCTGTGACTGCTG GATTCTATGGAAGTGTTTTTGACTTTTGTGCTGGGAGATGTCGCCATAATTCTGAGAGTGTG GTGCATGAAAATGCTTATTTGAGTGAATACCATCATTGTTTTACCATTCCATCAAATTCATCAG GATCTTCTGGTACACAAGTAgaagcaagactggttgggatCAATATCATTATAGGAAG TCAAGGGGAATCATGTGATTCAGTTTGCAAGTCTAATGGACAATCTTGTGTGCCCAACAAATTGGCGCTGCTTAATCAGTGTGAAAT CATTCAAAAGTATATGAGCTGCAAAGGTTCCTGTTTGTCAAGCGTTGGAGCTGATCAACCGGCTGAAGTTGTAGATGATGCTCCAAAACATCTG AATCCAGGAGCTTGCTTGTACACAAAGACACCATCTGTGCTTTCTTGCAATGGTTCACATAGGCATACAAAGAGGCTTTGCCCTTGTGCATAA
- the LOC140835123 gene encoding calmodulin-like protein 3, which translates to MPTILLWIFLVYKLLNTVILYLIPKKLRACFPFSWHLFSLQKQQEQQQYTKKSPVSPLANVSRRMEASELKRVFQMFDRNGDGRITKEELNESLENMGILIPDKELSLMIEKIDVNLDGCVDIDEFGNLYQNIVDERHEEEDMREAFDVFDRDRDGFISVDELKYVLGSLGLKQGGGVEDCKKMIMKVDVDGDGLVDFKEFQMMMKGGGFL; encoded by the coding sequence ATGCCAACCATTTTGTTGTGGATTTTCCTCGTATACAAGCTCTTGAACACAGTTATCTTGTACTTGATACCCAAGAAATTGAGGGCCTGCTTCCCCTTTTCTTGGCACCTGTTCTCGCTTCAAAAGCAGCAGGAGCAACAACAATATACCAAGAAAAGCCCGGTGTCACCGTTGGCTAACGTTTCACGTCGGATGGAAGCGAGTGAGCTCAAGAGGGTGTTCCAAATGTTTGATCGGAACGGGGACGGGAGGATCACGAAGGAGGAGCTGAACGAGTCATTGGAGAACATGGGAATCTTGATCCCGGATAAGGAGCTAAGCCTGATGATTGAGAAGATCGATGTAAACTTAGATGGATGTGTTGATATTGATGAGTTTGGGAATTTGTATCAAAACATTGTGGATGAGAGGCATGAGGAGGAAGATATGAGAGAGGCGTTCGACGTTTTCGACAGGGATCGAGATGGTTTTATCAGCGTTGATGAGCTGAAATACGTTTTGGGATCCCTTGGATTGAAGCAAGGAGGGGGTGTCGAGGATTGcaagaagatgataatgaagGTGGATGTggatggagatggtttggtcgATTTTAAGGAGTTTCAGATGATGATGAAAGGGGGAGGATTCCTTTGA
- the LOC140835124 gene encoding protein FAR1-RELATED SEQUENCE 2-like isoform X3 — MDVEQILDVGNERIEASVLEDLTTCEADLSGEPYEGMIFDSEDAARMFYDEYAGRIGFWTRILSSRKSERDGSIISRGLGCRGNRDVQSPGKLSNDMGQKRREGCTSMLIVKRENIGRWVVRKFVRDHNHPLVVSSPKKRQTFDEKDKKIQDLTAELRLKKRLSAAYREQLLTLVKDVENHNDNLTTKLQTIRSNLKEIEAKRHELSNH, encoded by the exons TGGATGTGGAACAAATTTTGGATGTAGGCAACGAAAGGATCGAAGCATCTGTACTTGAGGATTTAACTACTTGTGAAGCTGACTTAAGTGGGGAACCCTATGAAGGTATGATCTTTGATTCAGAAGACGCTGCTAGAATGTTCTACGACGAATATGCTGGGCGCATAGGTTTTTGGACCCGCATTTTATCGTCCCGTAAATCAGAACGTGATGGGTCAATCATATCACGTGGACTAGGGTGTAGAGGCAATCGAGATGTACAAAGTCCAGGTAAACTATCCAATGACATGGGGCAAAAACGAAGGGAAGGTTGTACTTCAATGCTTATAGTGAAGAGAGAGAATATAGGGAGGTGGGTTGTTAGGAAATTTGTGAGAGACCACAATCATCCGTTGGTGGTTTCATCGCCTAAGAAGCGTCAGACTTTT GATGAGAAAGATAAAAAGATTCAAGATTTGACTGCAGAACTCCGGCTGAAGAAACGTCTAAGTGCAGCATATCGAGAGCAGCTGCTTACTCTCGTGAAAGATGTTGAGAACCATAATGATAATTTAACAACTAAATTGCAAACCATCCGTAGCAATTTAAAGGAAATTGAAGCGAAAAGGCACGAGCTTTCAAATCACTAG